One region of Rana temporaria chromosome 9, aRanTem1.1, whole genome shotgun sequence genomic DNA includes:
- the LOC120913776 gene encoding G-protein coupled receptor 12-like, which yields MLHQPAAAAMDQLLYFHNASSGRMSQHPYDPWDTNTSTVTTSDLSPDETVNPWDIILCVTGTIMACENSIVIAILFYTPTLRTPMFVLIGSLALADLFAGVGLIVNFVVLYVFNNEVATLSSAGLLLAAFSASVCSLLAITVDRYLSLYNALTYHTERTLTFTYIILILLWALCICIGLLPIMGWNCVREQSSCSVLRPVTKNNAAVLAVTFLLLFALMMQLYLQICRIAFRHAQQIAVQHQFMATSHASSTRKGVSTLSLILGTFALCWIPFAVYSLVADSSYPMTYTYSLVLPATFNSVINPIIYAFRNPDIQKSLWLACCGCIPPRFLSGPRTSSDV from the coding sequence ATGCTTCACCAGCCTGCAGCTGCAGCCATGGATCAACTGCTGTATTTCCACAATGCTTCCTCTGGAAGGATGTCCCAGCACCCCTACGACCCATGGGACACCAACACCTCCACTGTTACCACATCTGACCTGTCTCCGGATGAGACTGTCAATCCATGGGACATTATTCTGTGTGTAACAGGAACCATCATGGCATGTGAAAACTCAATTGTGATAGCTATACTCTTCTATACGCCCACGCTCCGTACCCCCATGTTTGTACTCATCGGTAGCCTGGCGCTGGCAGATCTATTTGCAGGTGTGGGACTTATTGTGAATTTTGTAGTCCTATATGTTTTTAATAATGAAGTGGCCACACTGAGCtctgcagggctgctgttagctgCCTTCTCAGCCTCTGTCTGCAGCCTTCTAGCTATCACAGTGGACAGATACCTGTCTCTCTACAATGCCCTTACCTACCACACAGAGAGAACACTGACTTTCACTTATATCATTCTAATCCTTCTGTGGGCCCTGTGTATCTGCATTGGTTTATTACCCATCATGGGTTGGAACTGTGTTAGAGAACAGTCCTCCTGCAGTGTCCTGAGACCAGTGACCAAAAACAATGCAGCCGTATTGGCAGTGACCTTCCTCCTTCTCTTCGCCCTGATGATGCAACTCTACCTGCAAATATGCAGGATCGCTTTCCGCCATGCCCAGCAGATTGCAGTGCAGCACCAGTTTATGGCCACATCGCACGCCTCCAGCACCAGGAAGGGAGTTTCAACCTTGTCTCTCATATTGGGTACTTTTGCACTTTGCTGGATTCCCTTTGCTGTGTATTCATTGGTCGCTGACTCAAGTTACCCTATGACATACACGTACTCATTGGTTCTGCCAGCCACCTTCAATTCCGTCATCAACCCCATTATTTATGCTTTCAGAAACCCAGACATACAGAAATCACTATGGCTTGCCTGCTGTGGTTGTATCCCACCCAGGTTTCTATCTGGGCCCAGAACTTCCAGTGATGTATAG